Below is a window of Bremerella alba DNA.
TGGTCGCTGGCCAATCAAGATGCCGAAGCACTTCGCCTGCGTGGCAAGAGCGAGGCCTTCCAAAAGGCCTTGAACGAGGCGATCGTGCAGTTGGAACGCGATAGCGATCAACCCTCGGCGCATCTCTCGCAGGGTGTGCTGTACGAACGCATAGGCGACGTCGCCAAGGCTGAACAGGCCTACCGCACCGCCATTCGCATCGGGCCGAACTTCACTGGACCACGTTCCAATCTCATTAGCCTGCTGCAGCAGCGGCAAGACATGGAAGAGCAGCGGATGCGACAATTGGTCGTCCAAGGCAACCGCCCGGCGGCCGAACAAATGACGACCGGCCTGGCCGAACGAGCCGTCGAGATTGCCCGCTTCCGCCTGGAAGAACTCGACAACTTGAAGCGTGACGTCAGCCAACAGCCCGACTTCGCCCCGCTGCAGTACCAGTTCGGATCGGCCCTGTACCTGGCCGCGCGTAACACCACGCCGGAAAGTGCCGGACCGTTCTACGACGAGGCCTTCGACGCCTACAAGAAAGCCAAAGAGCTAGAGCCGAATAGCGTTCAGTACGCTTACATGTACGCCCTGATCTCACAGTATTTGGAACGCTGGGACGAAGCCGATCAAGCTGTTGCTGATCTACTGGAAATCGACCCCAACAATCCTGATTTCCGTGGTTTGAAGCAGCAGATTGATGCTCGGCACTCGCCACGACAGGAACAACAACGAAGATAGGCTTACGAAGCTGAACCAACCCGCTGCTGCACGATCTGCAAGTGATGACGCACATGCCCCACGCTGCAGCGGCCCAGGTCTCGGACCGTCCATTGAAAGCCACTAGCCGTGCCTTCTCGCTCTAAGGCCTCCTTGGGCAACGTGCGAAACAGTTCGATTGTCGATTGCCGAACCAGGTATAGCTCCTGGACCAGCTCTGCGTAGGGTCGATCGTTAAAGTTGGCTGCCAGCATGTAGTCGTCTTGCTCGAAACCGGGCAGCGGGGTGGCGTCTCCGCGAGCGAAGCGTAGGGCTCGATACGCAAAGACACGCTCGGTGTCGCTTAAGTGTCCGACAACCTCCTTGATGGTCCACTGATACGGGGGATGCACGATGGTGGCCTGATCTTCCGAAACGAGCTGAAGCTTGGGAAGTTCTTGCTCGAATTGTA
It encodes the following:
- a CDS encoding DinB family protein, with translation MTESAPFQRYLDLAPEENCAIALQIQFEQELPKLQLVSEDQATIVHPPYQWTIKEVVGHLSDTERVFAYRALRFARGDATPLPGFEQDDYMLAANFNDRPYAELVQELYLVRQSTIELFRTLPKEALEREGTASGFQWTVRDLGRCSVGHVRHHLQIVQQRVGSAS